A part of Bubalus bubalis isolate 160015118507 breed Murrah chromosome 6, NDDB_SH_1, whole genome shotgun sequence genomic DNA contains:
- the RPS27 gene encoding 40S ribosomal protein S27 has translation MPLAKDLLHPSPEEEKRKHKKKRLVQSPNSYFMDVKCPGCYKITTVFSHAQTVVLCVGCSTVLCQPTGGKARLTEGCSFRRKQH, from the exons ATGCCT CTCGCAAAGGATCTTCTTCATCCCTCTccagaagaggagaagaggaaacaCAAGAAGAAGCGCCTGGTGCAGAGCCCCAATTCCTATTTCATGGATGTAAAATGCCCAG GATGCTATAAAATCACCACCGTCTTTAGCCATGCACAAACAGTAGTCTTGTGTGTTGGCTGCTCTACTGTCCTCTGCCAGCCTACAGGAGGAAAAGCAAGGCTTACAGAAG gATGCTCTTTCAGACGGAAGCAGCACTAA
- the LOC123465887 gene encoding ferritin light chain-like, with the protein MESIINHLVNKHLWASYTYLSVEFYFNCNDVVLEGMGHFFHSVALEGMGHFFHELADEQGKGYGHLLKMQNQHSGYTLFQDMQ; encoded by the coding sequence ATGGAGTCTATCATCAACCACCTGGTCAACAAGCATCTGTGGGCCTCCTACACCTACCTCTCCGTGGAATTCTATTTCAACTGCAATGATGTGGTTCTGGAGGGCATGGGCCACTTTTTCCACAGTGTGGCTCTGGAAGGCATGGGCCACTTTTTCCACGAATTGGCTGATGAGCAGGGCAAGGGCTACGGGCATCTCTTGAAAATGCAAAACCAGCACAGTGGCTACACCCTCTTTCAAGACATGCAGTAG